A stretch of DNA from Takifugu rubripes chromosome 15, fTakRub1.2, whole genome shotgun sequence:
TCACACACTCCTGTTCTTGGTAAATACCATCAGTCACGTGAATGTCGCGACGCCCAAGCTGATATGATGCCACAGAAACAAGTAACCTTAAATATGTTACAGCAGATGCCTAAAGGAGATGTGACGGTTGAGCCCGAAGAACAGATCACTGCCttctgaggaagaagaggacagaggcgGCTGCACTACAGACTTCAAGTTGTGTAGTTTGTGTCTGCAAGGATATTTAATCATAACTATTGTATTAATATTCACAGTTCCACAGAAACTGAAGTTCTTATAGTTCTGAATATAAAATGAGCATAAACCATAAGCAGCACCGTGTCATTTACATTATGTTTTTCTAGCATATAACATATTTCTATATTAACATATTTCTATAACAAACTTCTAGCATATAACGTATATATTTCTAGAATATAACAATATGACTTTGTTATATGCTAGaaataaacagaacaaagaaTTTCCATTGCAGACCAAAAGCGTAACTAAAAAAGACAACATAAGCATAAGCTGTCTGAGGGGCTGTCAATCATCCTGCACATCTGGAGAATCCTGCTGTGATCGTGgtgtttccatagaaacatTACTGtagagagctggagagaagagAATGAGTTGACATTAGCTCATtggtgcatttgtgtgtgtgtgtgtgtgtgtgtcttaccaCAATAAGTCTCTTCTTCTTTCATAGTATTGCGCCGCATTTCCACATACAAATTTTCCTCTATATCTGAAGCAGAAGCCCATGTTAGTCATCAGCTGATATCTTTCTGGGGTTTCCGCGCGCTGGCTTACCTGTGGTCCTGTGCAACACTGCCCTCCTGCTCTTTATGATGTGACGGGTAACAGTCAAAAGAAGCAGGAAAACGCAACATGTTGCGATGGACGTGGCAACAATGTGgatgctgccgctgccactgccactGGTGCTTTCTGTGAAACCAGTCGAATGTTGAAGCACTTTTTTCAGGTAGCGACAAAGGTCATGTTGGGCTGGGACTTACCAGAGTTCACTTGAAGGAAGATTTCTTTTGCCTTGAATCGTTTGCCGTCCTTATCAAACGCCTGCATCAAGTACTTTCCTGAATCCTGCGTCTCGGTGCGGCTGAAGCTCAGCGTGCCGTCAGCCAGCAGCTCGCAGCGGCCGTCGTTGCATTTTGTCATGTTGTTCTTCATGACCAGCAGCAGGTTGGAGTGCGTCCACCTGATGTCGTGCAGGTGCTTCTGCTCGGCCTCAGTCAGGCCTGAGAGCAGCCGGACGGCCTCGCCGCTCTGCACTGTGAAGACGTCGACGGCTGAGGAGTCGGATTTAGAActgttgagcagcagcagcaaaaagcaCATCATGGCTGCCATTGGAGTCCTTTGTCACTTAAAGAGGAAACACAGACTTTCAGTTATCTGTGTTCGATGAGTGTCAATGACTTTTGCCTTTTGAATCAGTTCCCCCTTAATACTCAACATAAtacagcaaagatggaaaaacacacagcggCTCAAGCTAATATAATGTTTacagacattttaaataaaactgaccAAGTCGGGACAAATAATAGAAGCTCTTACCTGTGTGAATGTGCACCGTATAAGTGAAAAGGAAATGATCTGTTGCAGTCACAGACCACATGCTGTTTCATACAGTACCACATGGTTTTAATTCAGTCGTCCGAGGTATAACAGAAACACAGGCTGCAAATATTGACCCAGCCCCCAAAGCACTTATTTTGCAACCTTCTCTTTTAGGCACTCAGCTTGCTCGTGTGTAAATGCATCTCTGTGGGATGGTCGGACAGCCTCACTtttaacagctgctgcagcagccacaaCTTTTTAACTTAAACATCAGTCATTATCATCATCTTGGCTTCCATTCGACCCCAGCGGCGTGCTCGTCCAACCAAGGTCACACTCTTGCAGCTCCTTTAGACAAGAGTTTAAATAGCGATTTTAATTGTCTGTTGCTGGGCTGTCTGGTGTATATATTAgcagtatttttattttatcagtataattattttttataatTATTTAGTAGTAAGTTTTACTTTAGCGC
This window harbors:
- the LOC105417452 gene encoding uncharacterized protein: MAAMMCFLLLLLNSSKSDSSAVDVFTVQSGEAVRLLSGLTEAEQKHLHDIRWTHSNLLLVMKNNMTKCNDGRCELLADGTLSFSRTETQDSGKYLMQAFDKDGKRFKAKEIFLQVNSESTSGSGSGSIHIVATSIATCCVFLLLLTVTRHIIKSRRAVLHRTTDIEENLYVEMRRNTMKEEETYCALYSNVSMETPRSQQDSPDVQDD